A stretch of Paludisphaera borealis DNA encodes these proteins:
- a CDS encoding sigma-70 family RNA polymerase sigma factor: MYRTEARECVVSHDLQTYFRDINEVSLLSAEEERELSEAISRGDEDARTRMIGANLRLVVRIARDYLGRGLVLDDLIGEGNIGLIRAVSEFDPRFGTRFSTYASYWIKQAIRHALINTTATIRLPAHMVGLLTRWRRAERLLTRERGQAPTFDEIAEHLELTETQKGLVAKARRANQLKLESGVGDDEEYWSPDDSIDPAVGPTTALESSDERSDVLRRLDCLDDRERLVVRLRYGLEGATPLTLKEIGSRLGITREWVRKIELRAVNKLETAAYATAAAPATTKPAAPRGLAHRRSRQSASNSVRTAPKSRPMSYSARPAQVAAAC, from the coding sequence ATGTACCGCACCGAGGCGAGGGAATGCGTGGTCTCGCATGATCTTCAGACCTACTTCCGCGACATCAACGAGGTTTCTCTGCTCTCCGCCGAAGAAGAGCGCGAGCTGTCCGAGGCGATCTCCCGGGGTGACGAGGACGCCCGGACCCGCATGATCGGCGCGAACCTCCGGCTGGTCGTGCGGATCGCCCGCGACTACCTGGGGCGAGGTCTGGTGCTGGACGATCTGATCGGTGAAGGCAACATCGGGCTGATCCGGGCCGTCTCGGAATTCGACCCTCGCTTCGGCACCCGATTCAGCACCTACGCCAGTTACTGGATCAAGCAGGCGATCCGCCACGCCTTGATCAACACGACGGCGACGATCCGGCTCCCCGCCCACATGGTCGGCCTCTTGACCCGGTGGCGACGCGCCGAGCGGCTGCTCACCCGCGAACGCGGCCAGGCCCCGACCTTCGACGAGATCGCCGAACACCTGGAGCTGACCGAGACCCAGAAGGGGCTCGTGGCCAAGGCCCGGAGGGCCAACCAGCTCAAGCTCGAAAGCGGCGTCGGCGACGACGAGGAATACTGGTCGCCCGACGACTCGATCGACCCCGCCGTCGGCCCGACCACGGCCCTTGAATCGTCCGACGAACGCTCCGACGTGCTCCGCCGCCTCGACTGCCTCGACGACCGCGAGCGGCTTGTGGTGCGGCTCCGCTACGGGCTCGAAGGTGCCACGCCCTTGACCCTCAAGGAAATCGGCTCGCGGCTCGGCATCACTCGCGAGTGGGTCCGGAAGATCGAGCTTCGCGCCGTGAACAAGCTCGAAACCGCGGCCTACGCCACCGCCGCCGCCCCCGCGACCACGAAGCCGGCCGCCCCCCGAGGCCTCGCTCACCGCAGGTCGCGCCAGTCCGCATCGAACTCGGTCCGAACGGCCCCGAAGTCGCGGCCCATGTCGTACTCGGCCCGCCCGGCGCAGGTCGCCGCCGCGTGCTGA